One window of Gemmatimonadota bacterium genomic DNA carries:
- a CDS encoding cytochrome c, which translates to MRWLRAVLATVVGLAACGEEKPVAGEARVATRAELPAIMAQIFDAATYDTVTWTTERAAIIRGNGIYVEACAFCHGLAGEGGHHYVLHGDTIETPSFLEHDWPLANDPRGLRRRVFLGNVRGMPHWGLRLAPRELVAVDIYIRKHLRRGISPAGQP; encoded by the coding sequence ATGCGCTGGCTGCGTGCTGTTCTGGCCACGGTCGTGGGGCTGGCGGCGTGTGGGGAAGAGAAACCGGTTGCCGGCGAGGCCCGGGTAGCCACGCGGGCAGAGCTTCCCGCGATCATGGCGCAGATCTTCGACGCTGCGACCTACGACACCGTGACCTGGACCACGGAACGGGCCGCGATCATCCGGGGCAACGGGATCTACGTTGAGGCGTGCGCGTTCTGTCACGGGTTGGCCGGTGAAGGCGGCCACCATTACGTCCTGCACGGAGACACGATCGAAACGCCGTCGTTCCTGGAGCATGATTGGCCACTGGCAAACGACCCGCGGGGGCTGAGGCGCCGCGTCTTCCTGGGGAATGTCCGGGGCATGCCACACTGGGGACTGCGGCTGGCGCCGCGGGAGCTGGTGGCGGTCGACATCTACATCCGCAAGCATCTGCGGCGCGGCATTTCGCCGGCTGGGCAGCCGTGA